The proteins below are encoded in one region of Microbacterium pygmaeum:
- a CDS encoding alpha-E domain-containing protein translates to MLSRIAESLFWIGRYIERSDGTARILDVHLQLLLEDPWIDEDTACRSLLLVMGSIPPESDELVRREDVLAKLAVDRGNPASIAYALTAARENARRAREIVSTELWETLNTTNARMPRRLQTDKVHDFFKWVRERAALAVGITDSSTSRDEAWQFFTLGRSIERTDMTARLLATRSLTEASGPSWTTILRSCGAYEAYLRTYRGMPSARNAAEFLLLDRLFPRSIIYSIQTAEDCMSAIDPRADRVGHSNTVLRALGQIRNDLEYRPVSEILSELPEHMDRVQKVTREASEAIKARFFPTQAEPSWIGEIS, encoded by the coding sequence ATGCTGAGCCGCATCGCCGAGTCGCTGTTCTGGATCGGCCGCTACATCGAGCGCAGCGACGGCACCGCCCGCATCCTCGACGTGCACCTCCAGCTCCTCCTCGAGGATCCTTGGATCGACGAGGACACCGCCTGCCGGTCACTGCTGCTCGTGATGGGATCGATCCCGCCCGAGTCCGACGAGCTCGTACGCCGTGAAGACGTGCTCGCCAAGCTCGCGGTGGACCGCGGCAACCCGGCATCCATCGCCTACGCACTCACCGCCGCACGCGAGAATGCGCGCCGCGCGCGTGAGATCGTCTCGACCGAGCTGTGGGAGACGCTGAACACCACGAACGCCCGCATGCCGCGGCGCCTGCAGACCGATAAGGTGCACGACTTCTTCAAGTGGGTGCGCGAGCGCGCGGCGCTCGCCGTCGGGATCACCGACTCGTCGACGAGCCGCGATGAGGCCTGGCAGTTCTTCACCCTCGGCCGCAGCATCGAGCGGACGGACATGACGGCGCGGTTGCTGGCGACGAGGTCGCTGACCGAGGCATCCGGGCCCTCCTGGACGACCATCCTGCGATCGTGCGGCGCGTACGAGGCGTACCTGCGCACGTACCGCGGTATGCCCAGCGCCCGCAACGCGGCGGAGTTCCTGCTGCTGGACCGCCTGTTCCCGCGATCGATCATCTACTCGATCCAGACCGCGGAGGACTGCATGAGCGCCATCGATCCGCGCGCCGACCGTGTCGGTCACTCCAACACGGTGCTGCGCGCGCTCGGGCAGATCCGCAACGACCTGGAGTACCGGCCGGTGAGCGAGATCCTCAGCGAACTGCCCGAGCACATGGACCGCGTGCAGAAGGTGACGCGCGAGGCATCCGAGGCGATCAAGGCGCGGTTCTTCCCGACGCAGGCGGAACCAAGCTGGATCGGGGAGATCTCGTGA
- a CDS encoding rhamnulokinase translates to MTGSGGGVVAAVDLGATSGRVMLGYVGDGMLRLESVARFPNGPVVGDDGLHWDFTGLYRHIVEGLREAYRREPGLSSVGIDSWAVDYGLVEGGELVGEPFHYRDERIVQGVERVHATVPFDELYRRNGLQFLPFNTVYQYVVERGLDDAELALLVPDLVAYLLTGVRAAERTNASTTGLVDVRTGEWDLELAEKLRIPASVLPPLVDPGDELGELRGAARERVGAPLEVIAVGSHDTASAVVAVPMTSPNAAYISCGTWGLVGIELDAPVLSDAAREANFTNEGGVDGRVRFLHNVTGLWLLSETLRAWEAEEGERIDLPELLDAAASVPGPIALFDANDPSLSAPGDMPARIAELLRASGAAVPESRPAFARTIVESIAAAFARALHTAAEVGEREIDVVHIVGGGSLNRLLCQATADRAGIPVLAGPVEATAIGNVLVQARAHGWFGADASLETLREAVAAAFPPERYDPRG, encoded by the coding sequence ATGACCGGCAGCGGCGGGGGGGTCGTCGCGGCCGTCGACCTCGGCGCCACCAGCGGGCGGGTCATGCTCGGATACGTCGGCGACGGGATGCTGCGCCTCGAATCTGTCGCGCGCTTCCCGAACGGTCCCGTGGTCGGCGACGACGGACTGCATTGGGACTTCACGGGCCTGTACCGGCACATCGTGGAGGGACTGCGCGAGGCGTACCGGCGCGAGCCTGGCCTGTCCAGCGTCGGGATCGACTCGTGGGCGGTGGACTACGGCCTCGTCGAGGGCGGTGAGCTCGTGGGCGAGCCGTTCCACTACCGCGACGAGCGGATCGTGCAGGGCGTGGAGCGCGTGCACGCCACCGTGCCGTTCGACGAGCTGTATCGCCGCAACGGCCTCCAGTTCCTGCCGTTCAACACCGTGTACCAGTACGTGGTGGAGCGCGGCCTCGACGACGCCGAGCTCGCCCTCCTGGTGCCCGATCTGGTCGCGTACCTGCTCACCGGCGTCCGCGCCGCGGAGCGGACGAACGCGTCCACGACCGGGCTGGTCGATGTCCGGACCGGCGAGTGGGACCTCGAACTGGCTGAGAAGCTGCGGATCCCGGCATCCGTCCTGCCTCCCCTCGTCGACCCCGGTGACGAACTCGGCGAGCTTCGCGGGGCTGCCCGCGAACGTGTCGGGGCACCGCTGGAGGTGATCGCCGTGGGATCCCACGACACCGCATCCGCGGTCGTCGCGGTGCCGATGACCTCGCCGAACGCCGCATACATCTCGTGCGGCACCTGGGGGCTGGTGGGCATCGAGCTGGATGCCCCGGTGCTCAGCGACGCCGCGCGCGAGGCGAACTTCACGAACGAGGGCGGCGTCGACGGGCGCGTGCGCTTCCTGCACAACGTCACGGGCCTGTGGCTGCTCAGCGAGACGCTGCGGGCGTGGGAGGCGGAGGAGGGCGAGCGCATCGATCTTCCGGAGCTGCTGGATGCCGCGGCATCCGTTCCCGGTCCGATCGCGCTCTTCGATGCCAACGATCCGAGCCTGTCCGCGCCCGGCGACATGCCGGCGCGCATCGCGGAGCTGCTCCGCGCGAGCGGCGCCGCCGTGCCGGAGTCGCGTCCGGCGTTCGCCCGGACGATCGTGGAGAGCATCGCCGCCGCGTTCGCGCGCGCGCTGCACACCGCCGCCGAGGTCGGCGAGCGCGAGATCGACGTCGTGCACATCGTCGGGGGCGGATCGCTGAACCGGCTGCTGTGCCAGGCGACCGCCGACCGCGCTGGCATCCCGGTGCTGGCCGGCCCCGTGGAGGCGACCGCGATCGGCAACGTGCTCGTCCAGGCGCGGGCGCACGGGTGGTTCGGAGCGGATGCCTCGCTCGAGACGCTCCGCGAGGCCGTGGCCGCCGCCTTCCCACCCGAGCGGTACGACCCGCGGGGCTGA
- the ddaH gene encoding dimethylargininase — protein MSTDERRQHQRRYLMCRPEHFTVSYTINPWMVPANPTDTAKAVRQWQDLYDTYLALGHEVELIDPIDGLPDMVYTANGGFVIDGVAYGAKFRFQERVPEGPAFMDWFRENGYDVREPVEVNEGEGDFLLVGDTILAGTGFRSTGDSHREVGDVFGREVVSLNLVNPTFYHLDTAIAVLDPVEGIANGGPERANIAYLPDAFDEVSRAILEERYPDAILVSSQDGAVFGLNSASDGRNVIISPRAKGFETQLRERGYNPIAVDLSELLLGGGGIKCCTLELRGATS, from the coding sequence ATGTCCACGGACGAACGCCGCCAGCACCAGCGTCGCTACCTGATGTGCCGCCCCGAGCACTTCACGGTCAGCTACACGATCAATCCGTGGATGGTCCCGGCCAATCCCACCGACACCGCCAAGGCGGTCCGGCAGTGGCAGGACCTGTACGACACGTATCTCGCGCTCGGGCACGAGGTCGAGCTCATCGACCCGATCGACGGGCTGCCCGACATGGTCTACACGGCCAACGGCGGATTCGTCATCGACGGCGTCGCGTACGGGGCGAAGTTCCGCTTCCAGGAGCGCGTCCCCGAGGGGCCGGCGTTCATGGACTGGTTCCGCGAGAACGGGTACGACGTGCGCGAGCCCGTCGAGGTCAATGAGGGGGAGGGTGACTTCCTGCTCGTCGGTGACACGATCCTCGCCGGTACCGGATTCCGCTCCACCGGTGACAGCCACCGCGAGGTCGGCGATGTCTTCGGCAGGGAAGTCGTCTCGCTGAACCTCGTCAACCCGACCTTCTATCACCTCGACACCGCCATCGCGGTGCTCGATCCGGTCGAGGGGATCGCGAACGGCGGCCCGGAGCGTGCCAACATCGCCTACCTGCCGGACGCGTTCGACGAGGTCAGCCGCGCCATCCTGGAGGAGCGCTACCCCGACGCGATCCTCGTCTCCAGTCAGGACGGCGCCGTGTTCGGCCTGAACTCGGCGAGCGACGGACGCAATGTCATCATCTCGCCGCGCGCGAAGGGGTTCGAGACGCAGCTGCGCGAGCGCGGCTACAACCCGATCGCGGTGGATCTGTCCGAGCTGCTGCTCGGTGGTGGCGGCATCAAGTGCTGCACCCTCGAACTGCGCGGAGCCACGTCATGA
- a CDS encoding transglutaminase family protein: MKRLRIEHQTGFSYQGDVSASYNEARMLPNSTDSQFVLSSSLDIDPSTSVNQYVDYFGTRVATFDVLSPHASLTIAARSLVEVRPRPLEHQDISWERLATEATRSIETIEQLGQTARTTPHPEVAEIARTIAGQHAQPGQAAHAISMAIGDAMQYMHGITGVHSTAAEAWEERKGVCQDITHITLGALRDVGIPARYVSGYLHPRADAEVGEAVVGESHAWVEWFAGEWQGFDPTNRLDIGDRHVLVGRGRDYNDVPPLRGVYAGPHKSQLHVKVTITREA, from the coding sequence ATGAAAAGATTGCGCATCGAGCACCAGACCGGTTTCTCGTACCAGGGCGACGTCTCGGCCTCGTACAACGAAGCGCGGATGCTGCCGAATTCGACGGACAGCCAATTCGTGTTGAGCTCGTCGCTCGACATCGATCCGTCGACCTCGGTCAACCAGTACGTCGACTACTTCGGCACGCGGGTGGCGACGTTCGATGTGCTCTCGCCGCACGCCTCCCTCACGATCGCAGCGCGCTCGCTGGTCGAGGTGCGTCCGCGGCCGCTGGAGCACCAGGACATCTCGTGGGAGCGCCTTGCCACGGAGGCGACGCGGTCGATCGAGACGATCGAGCAGCTCGGCCAGACGGCACGCACGACGCCCCACCCTGAGGTCGCCGAGATCGCCCGGACGATCGCCGGACAGCACGCGCAGCCGGGTCAGGCCGCGCACGCCATCTCGATGGCGATCGGCGACGCGATGCAGTACATGCACGGGATCACCGGCGTGCACTCGACCGCGGCCGAGGCCTGGGAGGAGCGCAAGGGCGTCTGCCAGGACATCACGCACATCACCCTGGGCGCGCTGCGCGACGTCGGGATTCCAGCGCGATATGTTTCGGGCTACCTGCACCCGCGCGCCGACGCCGAGGTGGGCGAGGCCGTCGTCGGCGAGTCGCACGCCTGGGTGGAGTGGTTCGCGGGGGAATGGCAGGGCTTCGACCCGACGAACCGGCTCGACATCGGCGACCGCCACGTGCTGGTCGGTCGCGGGCGCGACTACAACGACGTCCCGCCGCTGCGCGGCGTGTACGCCGGCCCGCACAAGTCCCAGCTGCACGTGAAGGTGACGATCACCCGCGAGGCCTGA
- a CDS encoding molybdopterin-dependent oxidoreductase, which yields MSEPDVRARRRRRFAAAVAGIASAVLGAGIGELVAAFIAPGASPFAVIGSALIDFAPPWAKETAISLFGTNDKTALLVGIGIVLVAIAAVAGILQLSLPPLGLVVMVLFGAAGVTAAMTRANAGPLDWLPSAVAGALAAVALGMLIARVPGRAHVPSAAYGERLSRPQGTSDADAGGAVQRRTFLAWAAGTAAVGVLAAVGSSLARAGARAGTAIREAVKLPVPASTAAPVPAGAELAIAGLAPVITPNEQFYRIDTALLVPQINPADWSLRIHGLVQNEVTLTWDELLALPLEESVTTLTCVSNEVGGELIGNALWLGYPIRNLLAQAVPNAEADMVLSRSIDGFTASSPIEALTDARNAILAVGMNGQPLPAEHGFPVRMVVPGLYGYVSATKWVTELEVTRFSDATSYWTDRGWSPRGPIKLESRIDVPRKSQGLKAGQSVIAGVAWQQGVGVSGVEVQVDDGAWQPATLATPISDDTWVQWMIPWEATVGDHLLRCRATSATGELQTEDVTGVIPDGATGWHERYITVFE from the coding sequence ATGTCCGAGCCGGATGTCAGGGCCAGACGGAGACGCCGCTTCGCTGCCGCAGTCGCCGGAATCGCCTCCGCCGTGCTCGGTGCCGGGATCGGCGAGCTGGTCGCCGCATTCATCGCACCGGGTGCGAGCCCCTTCGCCGTCATCGGATCGGCGCTCATCGACTTCGCTCCCCCGTGGGCGAAGGAGACGGCGATCTCGCTGTTCGGGACGAATGACAAGACCGCACTGCTCGTCGGGATCGGGATCGTGCTGGTGGCGATCGCCGCCGTGGCCGGCATCCTCCAACTGAGTCTGCCACCGCTCGGCCTCGTCGTGATGGTGTTGTTCGGTGCCGCGGGAGTGACTGCCGCCATGACCCGCGCGAACGCCGGCCCGCTCGACTGGCTGCCCTCAGCGGTTGCCGGCGCTCTGGCCGCCGTCGCCCTTGGGATGCTGATCGCCCGCGTCCCCGGACGCGCGCACGTGCCGTCCGCCGCATACGGCGAACGGTTGTCCAGGCCGCAGGGCACATCGGACGCGGATGCCGGTGGGGCGGTGCAGCGACGCACGTTCTTGGCGTGGGCTGCCGGAACCGCTGCGGTCGGCGTGCTCGCAGCCGTCGGCTCCTCGCTCGCGCGCGCGGGCGCCCGGGCCGGGACGGCGATCCGTGAAGCCGTGAAGCTGCCGGTCCCGGCGTCCACCGCGGCGCCGGTTCCCGCGGGGGCGGAACTGGCGATCGCCGGCCTGGCTCCCGTGATCACGCCGAATGAACAGTTCTATCGGATCGACACCGCGCTTCTGGTGCCGCAGATCAATCCTGCCGACTGGAGTCTGCGCATCCACGGGCTGGTGCAGAACGAGGTCACCCTCACCTGGGATGAGCTGCTCGCTCTGCCGCTGGAGGAGAGCGTGACCACCCTCACGTGCGTCTCGAACGAGGTGGGCGGCGAGTTGATCGGCAACGCGCTGTGGCTGGGCTACCCGATCCGGAATCTGCTCGCACAGGCCGTGCCGAACGCCGAGGCCGACATGGTGCTCTCCCGCTCGATCGACGGCTTCACCGCCAGCTCGCCGATCGAGGCGCTGACCGATGCCCGCAATGCGATCCTGGCGGTCGGGATGAACGGACAGCCCCTTCCCGCCGAACACGGCTTCCCGGTCCGGATGGTCGTGCCGGGACTGTACGGCTACGTCTCGGCGACCAAATGGGTCACCGAGCTCGAGGTCACGCGCTTCAGCGACGCCACCTCGTATTGGACCGACCGCGGCTGGTCGCCGCGGGGCCCGATCAAACTCGAGTCGCGCATCGACGTGCCGCGGAAATCGCAGGGCCTGAAGGCCGGTCAGAGCGTCATCGCCGGCGTCGCCTGGCAGCAGGGCGTCGGCGTCTCCGGCGTCGAGGTGCAGGTCGACGACGGAGCGTGGCAGCCCGCGACGCTGGCCACGCCGATCTCGGACGACACGTGGGTGCAGTGGATGATTCCGTGGGAGGCGACCGTCGGCGACCACCTGCTGCGCTGCCGGGCGACGAGTGCGACCGGCGAGCTGCAGACCGAGGATGTCACGGGAGTCATCCCCGACGGCGCCACCGGGTGGCACGAGCGCTACATCACAGTCTTCGAGTAG
- a CDS encoding circularly permuted type 2 ATP-grasp protein, whose product MGDLFDGYGSTLAPRKTASGIPAFDEMFASPSHPGEAAESRSAYRELYQALAQMTQEELRGRTESLASSYLAQGVTFDFAGEERPFPLDAVPRVITYDEWSRVEAGVKQRVRALEAFLDDAYGRQHCVRDGVLPAALIASSQYFYRQAAGIHSANGVRIQVSGIDLIRDEHGEMRVLEDNVRVPSGVSYVISNRRVMAQTLPELFVSMRVRPVGDYPNKLLAALRASAPSGVEDPNVVVLTPGVYNSAYFEHTLLARLMGVELVEGRDLLCVGGKVFMRTTRGPKRVDVIYRRVDDEFLDPLSFRADSMLGAPGLMLAARLGNVTIANAVGNGVADDKLLYTYVPDLIRYYLAEEPILKNVDTWRLEDPGALEEVLDRLSELVVKPVDGSGGKGLVVGPDASPAELDKLRKRLIADPRGWIAQPVVMLSTIPTLVEDGMRPRHADLRPFAVNDGDDVWVLPGGLTRVALPEGELVVNSSQGGGSKDTWIVGGTAPGHVEYGQGVGLAGLVADQAATVTAAIPIIYDGQPTPAHSPQDNAITRNDQQEQQQQQAGVQTQRLGGLVQTQHMGGEAC is encoded by the coding sequence ATGGGTGACTTGTTCGACGGATACGGCTCGACACTCGCGCCGCGCAAGACGGCGTCGGGCATTCCGGCATTCGACGAGATGTTCGCCAGCCCCTCGCATCCGGGTGAGGCCGCCGAGTCGCGCTCGGCGTATCGCGAGCTGTATCAGGCGCTCGCTCAGATGACGCAGGAGGAGCTTCGCGGACGCACCGAATCGCTGGCGAGCTCGTACCTGGCGCAGGGCGTCACGTTCGACTTCGCCGGCGAGGAGCGTCCCTTCCCGCTGGATGCCGTGCCGCGCGTGATCACCTACGACGAGTGGTCCCGCGTCGAGGCCGGCGTCAAGCAGCGCGTGCGCGCCCTGGAGGCGTTCCTCGACGATGCCTACGGCCGGCAGCACTGCGTGCGCGACGGCGTGCTCCCCGCCGCCCTGATCGCGTCCTCCCAGTACTTCTACCGCCAGGCGGCCGGCATCCACAGCGCGAACGGCGTGCGCATCCAGGTGTCGGGCATCGACCTGATCCGCGACGAGCACGGCGAGATGCGTGTCCTCGAGGACAACGTGCGTGTGCCCAGCGGCGTGAGCTACGTCATCTCCAACCGCCGCGTGATGGCGCAGACCCTGCCCGAGCTGTTCGTCTCGATGCGGGTGCGCCCGGTCGGCGACTACCCGAACAAACTGCTCGCGGCGCTGCGGGCATCCGCTCCGTCCGGCGTCGAAGACCCGAACGTCGTCGTCCTCACTCCCGGCGTGTACAACTCCGCGTACTTCGAGCACACCCTGCTGGCGCGACTCATGGGCGTCGAGCTCGTCGAAGGGCGCGACCTGCTCTGCGTCGGGGGCAAGGTCTTCATGCGGACCACCCGCGGTCCGAAGCGCGTCGATGTCATCTACCGTCGCGTCGACGACGAGTTCCTGGACCCGCTGTCCTTCCGCGCCGATTCGATGCTCGGAGCGCCCGGGCTCATGCTCGCCGCGCGCCTGGGCAACGTGACAATCGCCAACGCGGTCGGCAACGGCGTCGCCGACGACAAGCTGCTGTACACGTACGTGCCGGATCTGATCAGGTACTACCTCGCCGAGGAGCCGATCCTCAAGAACGTCGACACCTGGCGCCTCGAGGATCCGGGCGCGCTGGAGGAGGTGCTCGACCGGCTCTCCGAACTCGTCGTCAAGCCGGTGGACGGCTCGGGCGGCAAGGGGCTGGTGGTGGGTCCGGATGCCTCACCCGCCGAACTCGACAAGCTCCGAAAGCGCCTGATCGCCGACCCGCGCGGCTGGATCGCGCAGCCCGTCGTGATGCTCTCCACGATCCCGACGCTCGTCGAGGACGGCATGCGCCCGCGCCACGCCGACCTGCGCCCCTTCGCGGTCAACGACGGCGATGACGTCTGGGTGCTGCCGGGAGGCCTCACCCGCGTCGCGCTGCCCGAAGGAGAGCTCGTCGTCAACTCCAGCCAGGGCGGTGGGTCCAAGGACACCTGGATCGTCGGCGGCACCGCTCCAGGGCACGTCGAGTACGGTCAGGGCGTCGGCCTCGCGGGCCTCGTCGCCGACCAGGCCGCCACGGTCACCGCGGCGATCCCGATCATCTACGACGGGCAGCCCACCCCGGCCCATTCCCCCCAGGACAACGCGATCACGCGCAACGACCAGCAGGAGCAGCAGCAGCAGCAGGCCGGCGTGCAGACACAGCGACTGGGTGGCCTGGTGCAGACGCAGCACATGGGCGGTGAAGCATGCTGA
- a CDS encoding NAD(P)-dependent alcohol dehydrogenase — MNGTAGTVPRTMTAWCQDRYGGPEAVTEKTVDTPTAGRAEVVLRIRATALNAADRHVMRGDPLLLRAAFGLRRPRAATRGMDVAATVVSAGPDVTALAVGDEVMGELSGGGGLAHYAVSGADRLVPRPTELDPLTAATLPLAGGTAWQALELASVAAGERVLVVGASGGVGTFAVQLAALRGAEVWALCGAHSQELVTGLGAHRTFDYRETDAAALPPSSFDAIVDIAAENRLRTLKTLLRPGGTVVMVGGEGGRVLGPLGRMLRAVFVSLGGRGRSIRPLAAVAKPEVTRELAALAASGRIRPVIEHAFGFSEADAALARIDAGRTVGKVVVQVHMAE; from the coding sequence ATGAACGGCACCGCAGGGACCGTCCCGCGCACGATGACCGCCTGGTGCCAGGACCGCTACGGCGGCCCGGAGGCGGTGACCGAGAAGACGGTGGACACTCCGACGGCCGGGCGCGCAGAGGTGGTGCTGCGCATCCGGGCGACGGCGCTCAACGCCGCCGACCGGCACGTGATGCGCGGCGATCCGCTCCTGCTGCGCGCCGCATTCGGCCTGCGCCGGCCGCGGGCTGCAACGCGCGGGATGGACGTCGCAGCCACGGTGGTCTCTGCCGGGCCCGACGTGACCGCCCTCGCCGTCGGCGACGAGGTGATGGGTGAGCTCTCCGGCGGGGGCGGGCTCGCCCACTACGCCGTGTCTGGCGCCGATCGGCTGGTTCCGAGGCCGACGGAGCTCGACCCACTGACGGCGGCGACCCTGCCGCTGGCCGGTGGCACGGCGTGGCAGGCACTCGAGCTCGCCTCGGTCGCAGCCGGCGAGCGCGTGCTCGTGGTCGGCGCCTCCGGCGGTGTCGGAACCTTCGCCGTCCAGCTCGCCGCCCTCCGCGGAGCCGAAGTGTGGGCACTGTGCGGCGCGCATTCGCAGGAGCTCGTCACCGGCCTGGGTGCGCATCGCACGTTCGACTACCGGGAGACGGATGCCGCGGCGCTCCCGCCGTCGAGCTTCGACGCCATCGTCGACATCGCTGCCGAGAACCGCCTGCGCACCCTGAAGACGCTGCTGCGCCCCGGTGGCACGGTCGTGATGGTGGGCGGGGAGGGCGGTCGGGTGCTCGGGCCCCTCGGTCGGATGCTGCGTGCCGTGTTCGTCTCGCTGGGTGGCCGGGGCCGCAGCATCCGTCCGCTCGCCGCGGTCGCGAAGCCGGAGGTCACCCGGGAGCTCGCTGCGCTCGCCGCCTCGGGCCGGATACGCCCGGTCATCGAGCACGCCTTCGGGTTTTCCGAAGCCGACGCGGCACTGGCCCGGATCGACGCGGGCCGGACCGTCGGCAAGGTCGTCGTGCAGGTGCACATGGCAGAATGA
- the rocD gene encoding ornithine--oxo-acid transaminase, with product MTSSAELTSETAALIAAEDEHLAHNYHPLPVVIARGEGAWVTDVEGRRYLDLLSAYSALNFGHSHPAIVAAAREQLGRLTLTSRAYHNDVLGSFATALAALCGKDLVLPMNTGAEAVETGIKVARAWAYRVKGVPADAASIVVAHGNFHGRTTTIVGFSDDPDARDGFGPFTPGFVSVPFGDAQAIEAAIDESTAAVLVEPIQGEAGVVIPPEGYLRAVREICTRRGVLFIADEIQSGLGRVGATFACDREDVVPDVYLLGKALGGGILPVSAVAADRDVLGVIRPGEHGSTFGGNPLASAVGLQVVRMLSTGEFQERASALGAHLEKALEELVGSGVTAVRVAGLWAGVDIDPAKGTGREIAEKLLARGVLVKDTHGQTIRIAPPLVVRGTELDWAVEQLRVVLAA from the coding sequence ATGACCAGCTCGGCCGAGCTGACCTCCGAGACGGCGGCGCTGATCGCCGCCGAGGACGAGCACCTCGCACACAACTATCACCCGCTGCCCGTGGTCATCGCCCGCGGCGAGGGCGCCTGGGTCACGGACGTGGAGGGCAGGCGATACCTCGACCTGCTCTCGGCCTACTCCGCGCTGAACTTCGGTCACTCGCATCCGGCGATCGTGGCCGCCGCCCGCGAGCAGCTGGGCCGGCTGACCCTCACCAGCCGCGCGTACCACAACGACGTGCTCGGCTCCTTCGCAACCGCGCTCGCAGCGCTCTGCGGCAAAGACCTCGTGCTGCCGATGAACACCGGCGCCGAGGCCGTCGAGACCGGCATCAAGGTCGCCCGGGCGTGGGCCTACCGCGTCAAGGGTGTGCCGGCGGATGCTGCGAGCATCGTCGTCGCGCACGGGAACTTCCACGGCCGCACGACCACGATCGTCGGCTTCAGCGACGACCCCGACGCACGGGACGGCTTCGGCCCGTTCACGCCGGGGTTCGTCTCGGTGCCGTTCGGCGACGCCCAGGCGATCGAGGCGGCGATCGACGAGAGCACCGCCGCAGTGCTGGTCGAGCCGATCCAGGGTGAGGCCGGGGTCGTGATCCCGCCGGAGGGGTACCTGCGCGCCGTGCGGGAGATCTGCACGCGCCGCGGGGTGCTGTTCATCGCCGATGAGATCCAGTCCGGCCTCGGCCGCGTGGGGGCCACGTTCGCCTGTGACCGCGAGGACGTCGTCCCTGATGTGTATCTGCTCGGCAAGGCGCTCGGCGGCGGCATCCTCCCCGTCTCGGCCGTCGCGGCCGATCGCGACGTGCTCGGCGTGATCCGGCCCGGCGAGCACGGCTCGACGTTCGGCGGTAATCCGCTCGCGTCGGCCGTCGGGCTGCAGGTGGTCCGGATGCTGTCCACGGGCGAGTTCCAGGAGCGCGCGAGCGCGCTCGGAGCGCACCTCGAGAAGGCGCTGGAGGAGCTGGTCGGCTCGGGGGTCACCGCCGTGCGCGTTGCCGGCCTCTGGGCGGGTGTCGACATCGATCCCGCGAAGGGCACCGGCCGCGAGATCGCCGAGAAGCTCCTCGCACGGGGTGTGCTGGTCAAGGACACGCACGGTCAGACGATCCGGATCGCGCCGCCTCTGGTCGTGCGCGGAACGGAACTGGACTGGGCGGTCGAGCAGCTGCGGGTGGTCCTGGCCGCGTGA
- a CDS encoding helix-turn-helix transcriptional regulator has translation MVKPTRVTNSIRELRERAGLTQIELARRVGVTRQTLIAIEQGKYSPTLELAFQISRVFAVGLDDLFHYPEGEPS, from the coding sequence ATGGTCAAACCCACCCGCGTGACCAACTCCATCCGTGAACTGCGCGAGCGAGCGGGTCTCACCCAGATCGAGCTCGCCAGACGCGTCGGAGTCACCCGTCAGACGCTCATCGCGATCGAGCAGGGCAAGTACTCCCCGACCCTCGAGCTCGCCTTCCAGATCTCGCGCGTCTTCGCCGTGGGCCTGGACGACCTCTTCCATTACCCCGAAGGAGAACCCTCATGA